aagccccaattacacccaataacacacacagtgtttagccccgaaattcctcaagaaataatctctcaatctcacgaaggaattacacacaaatcttaccacaagatttaattggctttaacactaaaccttcttggatgtaattcacgacaaagaaaatccctcccaagcactcgacaacgagatggcgcttcaagaccaattcttcatgatcaacggtggaacaccaagcactcacgcgGCGCTTCAAAACAATTTGTGATCCACAACTATCACCCATGGCcttaagtctatatataagtaaaactcttattcttttgccaacttctcataggattttgtttcctatccaaaatatatctttgtatattttaaacaaaatccaaatcctagtcaaagttggactttcctattttagtagccagactctccaacgcagattcaaattcgggaagttgatcttcggatattctttgctcgatttcgaacatccacaacatatccaattcggaatattcataattttgcattgggcttaaactcgagacatattttaacagaatGTTTAATTGCAAACTAATGATGCAGATTTTTTTCACAGGTTCTTTTGTGACTATtgagcaaacaaaagaaaaagttggtaatttcaaAACTAATCGATAGATAATAGTTGCTAACtcattgaaaaaattgataaattatagcTCTGTTTGTctcattaaaaatgaatgatttggagaatattttcttgagaaTGATCGCTTCTATTGCTTTTAAAAATGAGTAAACGAAAAGTGTTTTAATTCGtccaaaaatgtttagatataaattgttgttaacaattaacaaattttcattaactaattatttcaagagatATAAATGATTAATTTAGGATTCTACCATACGGGCAAGAATTAGTTGATCGTTGCTTCTTTTGTTGAGTTATAGAAATCCATAAAAACTGTGGAAGTACCAAACGATAAATCAATCTGATCTACGATGTTTACAGCCACGgtagtcaatttttttatttttcaaaacagtAGTTCAACcatttcttgaatttaatcattcccctcttttcttcttactcaGTTTTTCAAACCTCTAACTGCTCCCAGCTGCCTCCCCATTGGTTGGTTAGCAAATATACTTCCTCACCCCTCTTGATGAGCTTAAACCATCAAATTCTTACTTTGCGTTTCTAGAACTTTTATGAAAATGTGAAGCAGGGCAATCTGAGGAGGTTCAATTTAGGCCTCCCACTTTAGAAAAATGACTTTCACTGAAATCTATATGAATGAAGACAAGGAGAGTTTTTCCCAAGCCAAAACATTCTCCTTGCCCATATCAGCACATTAGCTCCTCAAACCACTGCCCATTGCAAAAGTTATAGCAATCAAAAATGAAGATTCGGGTGATTTCGAAGGAGACAATCAAACCATCCTTGGTGACTCCTAGTCAAGACCAGACCTACAGATTCTCTCTTTTAGATCAGCTTGCCCCCCCATTCTATGTCCCTGTAGTGTTATTCTATTCCGCTCCTGAACCTGACCAGGATTTCGATCACGTGAACATCTATGAGAAGCTGAAGACTTCCCTATCAGAATGTCTCACCTGCTTTTACCCCTTGGCTGGTCAGATCAAGGGAGATGAGCACGCCGTTGACCTCGGCCAGGGAGCAGTTTTCGTGAAAGCTCGAGTTAATGCTCGACTTGCCAAACTCCTTGCAAACCCAGAACTGAAATTGGTACAGCAGCTTCTCCCATTGGACCCATATAACATCAAATGTCAAAATGCCCTCGTCACTGCCATTCAGCTGAACCTGTTCGACTGTGGCGGGATAGGCATTGGAATCTGTATTTCTCACAAAATTGCAGACGGCGCGACACTTTCGACTTTCCTTAGTTCTTGGGCAGCCATTTCTCGAGGTGCAAATAAGTTGGTCGCTCCGTACCTAGACACGACCACACTATTCCCACCTAGAGAGTTCCAGGTCCCTCTGCCGAACAATTTGATTAAGAAAGAGAAGATAGTCACAAAGAGGTTCGAGTTTGATACGGCCAGCTTAGCCGCTTTGAGAACCAAAGCTGGCAATGGGTCGACATCTAAAAGTCCTACTCTTGTTGAAGCCGTGACCGCTCTTATATGCAAATCTGCCATGAATGCTAGAACCGAAATATCAGGGAAGGGAAGGTCCTCAACCGTGATATCGCATGCGGTAAATTTAAGAGGAAGAATGAACCCTCCTCTGCCCGATCACTCTTTTGGCAATATCTGGAGATTCGCCATTGCAACCATTAAGGAGGACGTAGATGATGCAGAACTACACGTTTTGGCGGATCACTTGAGGACAGCGATAAGGAAGATTGACAGCGATTACATGAGGAAACTTCAAGGTGAGGACGGGTTCCACTGGGCCTGCGAATCTATTAGAGAAGTGCGCGAATTGATGTATAAAGGAGACGTGGAGTCCTACAGGTTCAGCAGCTGGGTGAGGTTGCCCTTTTACGAGACCGATTTCGGATGGGGAAAACCAGTCTGGGCGTGCATTAGCAGCGTCCCGATAAAGAACGCGGTGATATTGATGAGCAGTAGGTCGGGAAACGGAATAGAGGCATGGGTGACACTGGATGAACAAGAGATGGCCAAATTTCAAAGCGATCCTCTGCTCCTGCAATTTGTTTCTCTGCACTCTATGTCTCCCAAAATCTAGTAGTATTGTCACAGGCTTGGCTTGTTCATAGCACATTGTAGAAAATTTGCCTGCATGTAGATCTGGAACCATAATATGCAATCTGTAGGAAGATGTTGATGTAGCTGTATACTTCGGATGATTTATTAGCTTATAATCTATTTTTCTCCATTGATGCACAGTTACCCACATCCTCAGCTCCGCACTGGGCCAACATGGCAACAATTCAATTTCTGCATACCAGGCCCGTGTCCCTCCTTCAGAGCTGTAGTAGCATTCCTGAACTCAAGTTAAGATGACTTTGAAGGAAGAAaccaattttgagaaattttggatTACACCTAACTCATTATGCCCGATAGACTATCATTCACTCATTTCAACCAGAATTAACAGATTTTTGCACATAATATGACTAGCCTCCCAATGGACCAACCCTCGTACGCCTtgagtgtgacatcctgaaaatttagttttgttttcaattgaatgaatcgggcttttcatcgacgcgcatATAGTATTATTTTCTGAGCTGATctctcatgagataactagattatcaggggaagtcattaagggattttaaatgcaatagacttgagaattcgactaggaatcaactactcgaccgtgttagtctacaagggtcattacggcacagttaaaaatcgatcaaagatcaGAGATatgtcggttcgactgagatgtatgGCTAAACgtaggtgattccaccaaattgcaaaattctcgttgatcggtactaaactaatttttttgtcgttttggcactcagtgtccatatttgaaacattgagattttcacgacaaccgagagtcgccaatgtgtcaaagaggtaCATGtgacttgaagaaaatcaaccacgggtcaattgcataaaaaattcttgaaatctACCCGTTATGATAGGTCACGTTAAAATagcgtcagattgaaattaatcacgaatttgaacccaatttcagaaattaaaagttttgtcatgtcacgacttattttagaaacatctactcatcctttgaaatttttttggtgattcCGGAATTTTTACGAAAATTCAATTTGGACGATTCGAAAAACGAACGGAAATTCATATTTGCCAAATTAAAGAGATTTTCGACTTGCAAGCTGAGCTATTTGATGTTATGGACTTACAGAAATGGTATGGGCATTTTCTTCAAtgaaattggacatcaaatttgtcttaaccaaaaaaatttgagaaatttgataAATAATGGAAGcccaaaattgaagaaattcgtATGCTATTATGAGGGCtggaattttggcttcaatttggatTAATTGTGAGATAAATATGCTAGAAAATAATTGGGGGGATAAGTGAGATAAGCTTGTGGACTTTAGGGACTACACAAtgatgaaataaatattttggTTTTACCTCAAGCTTggttctctctcctccaccTTCCATTTGTGCGACCGTCCCCTTGTTGCCCATCTTCTTCGAGTGTCCCACTCCCTCACGCCTCTactcttcttttcatctttttcattttccttgcatCCCTCTGCAAATCCCACCGAACTCCATCATCCACCAAATTTCCTCCAGCACCAGCCACGCACGCCCACCATCTTTTGTTTTCCCTTCCACCGAAGCCCAAGCTGCCACGCCGTCCATCATTTGCTGCTTGTTCGGTCAACCCTCCCTCCAGCAACGAAGACCCAGCAAGCCCACCGTTGACCCCTGCTCTCCATCGAAGAAGCCCAGCCCGCGATCGTCTCCTCCGTCGCCGCAAGACCGCCCCATCTCCACGGAAGCAGCAACCGTCCACGGCCTTACACGAAGCCAAGTCCTCAGCCCGCGTTTTCAGTCCAGCTCGGCACCAATCCGAGCAGCCCACGAGGTCAGTTCAGCCCGTGATTTCCAGTGAGCTTTGTGGCCGTTTTCGGCTCGGCCTGGTCTCCATTTGGCGTCGCCACTTTGGAGCTTATTGGCTGCCGTCGCGCTGCCGTCGCCGTAGACTCACTAGCTCATTAATCTGGTGAGCTTACTGACTAAACTCTACTTtatgagttaattatgcttagggggtGTTTAGATTATGCTAAtgatggtttaggtggttagattactTTAATTAAATGTTGATTAGATTATATGCATGATTAGATTAGTGGAtggattaattagtctaattatgcaattagattagtgtaatgCTAATTAgacttttaaataattatagcatttaattaattaaatatttaaattaaatattatttaattatattattttatatttaaattaaattaattttcggattttatttaattattaattaattaatattttttggaaattatatcggGAGAGCCGCTCGATAGAATTTCAAGCAGATCGCAGTGACGTGTTTAGTTTCTACAATTGAATGCTGTATTGTTGAATTGAGTGATTATTGTGATACATAagtattttaattagaaaataccaagTGTCGAGTGTTGACACCGAGAGTGGTTTTTTAAGTACTATTTCAGCTTAGGTGAGCATTGATCAGCTTATGTGAGCAATATAGATCTATAACAACTTCGGAGAGTATTAACACCAATATAGATCTATAGCAACTTCGGTGAGCAATAATACTTTAGCAGCACCACCAGCCGTGGTGTCTCCGCTAGATAAGAGGTTTAGTGATCCTTCCccaaaggtgaggggttcaaaacccagTGGAGGCATTTGGTGTCTTAAGTGTGGCGTCGAGGTGATGAGTCCTCCGCTAACGTCACCCTAGGATTTGCTCGCCGTTTACCAGTTGTACGAGGTTCcttgggtcataaaaaaaaaaaataatactttaGCAGCTTCGGCGAGCAAACGTTATCTagcagctttggtgagcaataaTACTTTAGCAATTTCAGCGAGCAAACATTATCTAGCAGCGTCGGTGAGCAATAGTAATTGAGTAGCTTCGGCGAGCAAGTGTTATCTAGTAGCTTCGATGAGCAATAATAATTTAGCAGCTTCGGCGAGCAAATGTTATTTAGCAACTTCAATGAGCAATTTAGACATCAGCTTTAGGGAGCAATGATATATGGATATATCTATTTCAGCTTAGGTGAGCAGTGTTCGAATCGATAGAGTTTATAGATAGCATCGATGGTATGGAGTCGAATAAGTCGACTGATTgatggttgaattgaattgaattgaattgttggTCAAGTATATGAAttatattgacttgcaggaaggatctgaggcaaaggtaagtcctctgacctgtGCTTGTGTTTAGATAGCCCTTATGGTGTATTTCCTTTCTAGTTGGAGGCTAGGGGGTGAAtttgctgagacattatctcattggttattgtataatcatTTTCAGGTCTTTAGATGACGGTGGTGAAGGACCCAAAGCCCAGAGTTTAGGGAGGTGGAGATTGAAGGCTCGGCGAATGTGTCTAGCTAGTTGGTCTTAAGATAGTtcccctttttgttgagccgaTCTTTTGTAGACAGCCTtgttttgtatataaaccttgtgtgtttataaaaaaaaaagcttgtttTTTTATGTGAGTAAtttcctgctttcctatccccaGCTTTTGGTTGTCAGTGGATATATTTCACTTCCGctgcatataaaaaaaataaaataaaatgaattagtCGGCAACACGTCCTGGGACGTCACATATTTGTCGGCCACCggggatgggcatgcgctcgagggtcggggcgtgacattgaGCCTTGGAACTCACATGACCGCATATAAAATGTTGCAGTAACCTAAACAACTAGTGTTTAAGACTCCAAGGGACTACTAGCCGAGGCGATACccatgaaaaaaggaaataaatagcCAAGTGCAACCAGGGTTGTGCTCTTTCATTAATTGATCGAAATATCACTTAGTCTGTCGTCTTTTTTCTTGCCAATAAGAAGATGGCTCCATATGCtctaattgattattttgatttcGACTTAGGAGCACTACCAAATGTTTCAAAGAAGGGTTATCTTGATTAACCTAAGTTAAATGGAGTCTCTATCGTCCTTGCTTAAAGAGTCAATAATGAAACTTCATACATCTTAAAGTTCATAATAGGGagaaaagagatttttttttagatccTTATACTCATTATGCCTAGCATTCAATAGCCTTCGTGGGTCGCCCTTAGCCGATAAAGCCCACAGGCTTCATTGATTGATTGGCAAGTAGGCCTGAAGGAGATTCGCGGTCGGTATGATCGATAATTTGGGACACAGCAAAATTGACAAGTTACCGAAGTGCTCGTTAGCGACAAAATTCAAACGTTTTACGTAAAAACACAGTGCAGCTATTGAAGGCATTCAGAATGACCACTACGGCGGTTACCTACTCAGTCTAGCAATAAATACCCACCAAGGGATTTTTGTAAAGGGACGGAAAAAATCACAACAAACGAGACTCATGTTGCTTTTCTTATTTGCGTCACAGTTTTCTTTTATTCGCTTTTGGTCTGTTTAATTACTTGAATTTATTATCTCCTAATCCATAGTAGTAGCCATTCGAATATCGCGTTTTCCTTTCCAAGTCGAGGCAGAACccgataaaaacaaaaaagtcgAAGAGCCAAATTTCAGTGAAAGGTATTTCGTTGAATACCATTCTCGGCGAAACATGTACTTAACTGAAATCGGCACTTGAATTGAACCGAAAATCTTTTGTCAGACTATTGGTCTCGTATTTGTTCCCTGAACCTTTTGGAGTCAGACATGGATTTCTCACTTCATGAAAGCTGTCtagcaatttttttcctctgCACTGACAGACATTGATGTAGGAGCACGCCAGAGTAGTCTTCTTTGCAAGGATTGCATTTTGTCCCCTGCATCTTAATCCAACTATCTAATTCAAACAGAAGTCACGCGTGAAACCACGGATCTGAGCAGCTTATGACTATTCCATAAAACCTGGATTGTATGTCTCTGGTGTGGGTGAGCACTGGCCAAGAAAGCTTCAAAGAGAAGGATCAACCTGGGTCGCGTTCATTCTCATGGTGGAGATGTAAAAAAACTCTTGAGAACTTGTATCAAGAGCTCCTCCTAGTGCATATGTCTttttggattaatactacaaaaaattccaaacacATATATCGAT
The nucleotide sequence above comes from Eucalyptus grandis isolate ANBG69807.140 chromosome 2, ASM1654582v1, whole genome shotgun sequence. Encoded proteins:
- the LOC104433450 gene encoding stemmadenine O-acetyltransferase, which gives rise to MKIRVISKETIKPSLVTPSQDQTYRFSLLDQLAPPFYVPVVLFYSAPEPDQDFDHVNIYEKLKTSLSECLTCFYPLAGQIKGDEHAVDLGQGAVFVKARVNARLAKLLANPELKLVQQLLPLDPYNIKCQNALVTAIQLNLFDCGGIGIGICISHKIADGATLSTFLSSWAAISRGANKLVAPYLDTTTLFPPREFQVPLPNNLIKKEKIVTKRFEFDTASLAALRTKAGNGSTSKSPTLVEAVTALICKSAMNARTEISGKGRSSTVISHAVNLRGRMNPPLPDHSFGNIWRFAIATIKEDVDDAELHVLADHLRTAIRKIDSDYMRKLQGEDGFHWACESIREVRELMYKGDVESYRFSSWVRLPFYETDFGWGKPVWACISSVPIKNAVILMSSRSGNGIEAWVTLDEQEMAKFQSDPLLLQFVSLHSMSPKI